The following are encoded together in the Tursiops truncatus isolate mTurTru1 chromosome 10, mTurTru1.mat.Y, whole genome shotgun sequence genome:
- the GPR62 gene encoding G-protein coupled receptor 62, whose protein sequence is MANATGLNAPEVAASMGLILAAVVEAAALLGNGALLVVVLRTPGLRDALYLVHLCVVDLLAAGSIMPLGLLAAPPPGLGRVRLGPAPCRAARFLSAALLPACTLGVAALGLARYRLIVHPLRPGARPPPTLVLTAVWAAAGLLGALSLLGPPPAPPPAPARCSVLAGGLEPFRPLWALLAFALPALLLLGAYGGIFLVARRAALRPPRPARGSRPRSDSLDSRLSILPPLRPRPPWGKAALAPALAVGQFAACWLPYGCACLAPAAQAAAAEAAVTWVAYTAFAAHPFLYGLLQRPVRRTLGRLARRALPRPPRSCTSRAWHPRALLQHLHRPPEGPVLGPSEAPEQARDLAGRESLSMPEAT, encoded by the coding sequence ATGGCCAACGCCACAGGGCTGAACGCACCAGAAGTCGCAGCCTCGATGGGGTTGATCCTGGCGGCTGTCGTGGAGGCGGCAGCACTGCTGGGCAACGGCGCACTGCTGGTTGTGGTGCTGCGCACGCCGGGACTACGCGACGCGCTCTACCTCGTGCACCTGTGCGTAGTGGACCTGCTGGCTGCCGGCTCCATCATGCCGCTGGGCCTGCTGGCCGCTCCGCCGCCGGGGCTGGGCCGCGTGCGCCTGGGCCCCGCGCCCTGCCGCGCGGCACGCTTCCTCTCGGCGGCGCTGCTGCCCGCCTGTACGCTCGGCGTGGCGGCGCTCGGCCTGGCGCGCTACCGCCTCATAGTGCACCCGCTGCGGCCCGGCGCGCGGCCTCCGCCCACCCTCGTGCTCACCGCCGTGTGGGCGGCGGCGGGGCTGCTGGGCGCGCTCTCCTTGCTCGGGCCGCCGCCCGCACCGCCCCCTGCCCCGGCTCGCTGCTCTGTCCTGGCAGGGGGCCTCGAGCCCTTCCGGCCGCTCTGGGCGCTGCTGGCCTTCGCGCTGCCCGCCCTCCTGCTGCTCGGAGCGTACGGCGGCATCTTCCTCGTGGCGCGCCGCGCTGCCCTGCGGCCCCCGCGGCCCGCGCGCGGGTCCCGGCCGCGCTCCGACTCTCTGGACAGCCGCCTCTCCATTTTGCCGCCCCTTCGGCCTCGCCCGCCCTGGGGCAAAGCAGCCCTGGCCCCGGCGCTGGCCGTGGGCCAGTTCGCAGCCTGCTGGCTGCCTTACGGCTGTGCGTGCTTAGCGCCCGCTGCCCAGGCCGCCGCGGCCGAGGCGGCCGTCACCTGGGTAGCCTACACGGCCTTCGCGGCTCACCCCTTCCTGTACGGCCTGCTGCAGCGCCCTGTACGCCGGACGCTGGGCCGTCTCGCCCGACGAGCGCTACCCCGGCCCCCGCGGTCCTGCACTTCGCGGGCCTGGCACCCGCGGGCCCTCCTGCAGCACCTCCATAGACCTCCAGAGGGCCCTGTCCTAGGCCCTTCTGAGGCACCAGAACAAGCCCGGGATTTGGCAGGAAGGGAGAGCCTGAGCATGCCAGAGGCCACGTGA